The Brevundimonas vesicularis genome includes the window CGGCAGCTTCTTCTTGGGGGCGGCGCGCTTGATCGGGGCCTTTGCGAGCTTGGGCAGGGCCGCGCGGCGGGCCATTTCGGTGTCGATGACCGGGATGATGTCGCTGGCGGCCATGACCTGGGTCGAGGCGCCGTGTTCGACCAGGCGGGCGGCGTTGGCGCGCAGCGTCGTCAGGTCGGCGTCGGTCATCGCGGGGATCATGTCGGCGAGCGGGGTCATGTCGGCATCCGTGTGCAGAAGCCTCAGGGCTGGCGCGACAGGCGCCAGCCCTTCAGCTGATTGAAGGCGATTTCCACCGTCACGCGGTCGCCCAGCAGCGAGACGCCCGTCTGGGCGCCCAGCGAGGGCAGGACCGTGATCAGGTGGCCGTTGTCCAGGCGAACGCGACGGCCGCCGAGCGGCATCAGTTTGATGACCTCGCCGTCGAAGGCGATCACGCCGGCCCTGGTCGGGGCCGGCTCGTTCGTGTTGGACGCTTGGAGCGTGTCCTACTCCGCCGCCGTAAGGCGACCGGCGGACTCTTTGCCGGAGCGCGAATCGCGCTCGATTTCGTAGGAAATCTTCTGGCCTTCGTTCAGCGAGCCGACGCTCGAAGTTTCGACGGCCGAGGCGTGGACGAAGACGTCCTTGCCGCCGTCATCGGGCGCGATGAAGCCATAGCCTTTGGTGGGGTTGTACCATTTTACAGTGCCGGTAGCCATTTGGAGACCTCCGTCTGGCGTTGACCGCAGGGAGGGATCCCTGGTCGGCCTGTCGGGTCTGAATGGGATCGGCTTTTGGACCTCGGTGCGTGATGCAAAGGGAGCAGCGGCGTTACGCAGAGAGATCGACCAGCTCTAGATGGGCGCCCGACAACCTTTACGCAAGGGGCTGGCGATCAGAAGGCGTAGGCGACCTTGGCGACCAGGGCGTCCTCATACTGTTCGCCGAAGGTGTGGGCGTCGGTGTCGTAGTAGCGCAGGTCCAGTTCCAAGGCGTCGGTGAGGGCGTAGGTCACGCCGGCGTTCCAGCCGGTGTAATCGGGCGCGCCGTTCTGCTCGCGACGACCGACGGCGACTGTGCCGTTCAGCTGGGGCGTGAAGTCCCAGCCCAGGCGGCCCTCGACCCAGGTGAAGCTGTCGGTCGAGCCGGCGGCGTCGGGCGAATACTGGACCTGCAGTCGTGCGCTGGCCGGGCCGATCGAGCGGCTGGCGTTGCCGGTGATCTCCCAGGCGTCCTGATCATAGCCGGCTTCGGCGTCGAGGCGGTTCTTGTAGGCGACGTTGAAGTCGAACCGATAGCCGAAGGCCTCGGGCTGATAGCCGACCACGAACTCGGCCTCGACGTTGGAGCCGCCGGCCTGGATCGTCTGGAAGCCGGGGCCGACGTAGAACAGGCCGTCCGCACTTTCCCAGGTCGCCAAGCCGAAGGCGTAGCCGTCGTTGCCGGACTTGGACGCATCCTTGGAGCGGTTATCCGTGCCCGCGCCCAGTTCGAAGGACCAGGCGTCGCGCGCGGACGTCGGGGCGGATCCAGGCGCCGACTGGGCGGCGGCCGGCAGCGCAACGGCGAGCGCGGAGACGGAGAGGGCGGCGAGGATGGTCGTGCGGATCATGGGGGCTCCAGCGCGAGAGAAGCGGATTGGCGCCGCCTTTAGCGTGCTCCGGCCTTGATGGCGAATTCCTCCGTGGCCTGAGCGAACTCTTGTCGCAGGCGCGCGACCAGTTCGGCGGTCGGCAGGACGTCGTGGATGGCGCCCGCGCCTTGGCCGGCGGACCAGACGGTCTTCCAGGCCTTGGCCTCGTCGCCCATGTCCAGCTTGTGCTCTGGCAAGGTCTTCGGATCGATGCCATTTTCGATTAGCGACTTGCTCATGAAGTTGGCGGGGATGCCGGACACGGCGGGCGTGTGGACGATGTCGGTCGCGCCGCTGTCGATGACCATCTGCTTGTACGCGTCGGCGGCCATGGCTTCGGTCGTGTTGATGAAGCGCGTGCCCATATAGGCGAAGTCCGCGCCCAGCATCAGGGCGGCCGCCACGTCCTGACCCGTCGAGAGCGCGCCCGACAGGATGATGGTCCCCTTGAAGAAGCTGCGAACCTCATTGACCAGGGCGAAGGGGTTGATGATGCCCGCATGGCCGCCCGCGCCGTTGGCGACCAGGATCAGACCATCAACGCCCGCCTCGGCCGCCTTTCGCGCATGGCGAATGTTGGCGATGTCGTGGAAGACCTGACCGCCATAGCCATGGACCGCGTCGACCACGTCGCGCACGGCGCCCAGGGAGGTGATGATCAGCGGCACCTTCTCCTCGACCGACACCATCATGTCGGCCATCAGCCGGGGGTTGGTCGAGTGGACGATGTGGTTGACGCCGAAAGCCGCGGCCTCGGGCTTCAGCCGGCCCTTGATCTCATGAATCCAGTCCCGATAGCCCTCGGTCGTGCGCTGGTTCAGCGACGGGAAAGTGCCGATCACGCCCGCATTGCAGGCCTCGACCACCAGATCCGGTCCGGACACCAGGAACATCGGCGCCGAAATGATCGGCAGGATCAGACCTTTTTGCAGCGAAGCGGGGATGGCCACGGACGTCTCCTTTGGTTTTCTTTCGCTACGCTTAGCGGGCTGTCGCCGGGGAAGGCAATCGCGGGGATTTCAGACGGTGGCGCGAAAAAATGAGTCTAATTCGTCTAATCTCGGGTCGTAAGCGGGGTGACAGCGGGCAGGGGCTGGCGGCGGGTGAAAACCGGCCATCATACGACGGTCCGGATGGATGATCAGTCGATTGACGCTGGTCGCCGCGAAGGCGTTGAAAGGGCGAGGGAAGCTGTTCGGGATTACGATGGCTGGCTGGTCGTTTCTTTCTCCCGTTCGGAGAAGCCGGCCCGGAGGGCCGGACGAGGGTCGGTCGGTTGGCCAGATCGCGCCATCCGACCCTCACCCTTTCGCGCAAGGACGCCGGCTGACGCCGCCGTGCGCTCAAGCCCTCTCCCAATGGGAGAGGGAAGTGGAGCGGGGGAGGATTTTCATCTGAGCGGCAAGCGCCTAAATGCCCGGCATGACCCACTATACCGACAACCTCAGCCAGCTCGGCGCCCAGACCGCCGTTCCGGCCAGTCCCGAGACGGCGGTGCTGGAGCGGGTGCCCAACCCGCATGCGGATACTCTGTATCTGGCCCGGTTCACGGCGCCGGAGTTCACCAGCCTATGCCCGGTGACGGGCCAGCCGGACTTCGCGCACATCGTCATCGACTATGCGCCGGGCGACTGGTTGGTCGAGTCCAAGAGTCTGAAGCTGTATCTGACCAGTTTCCGCAATCACGGCGCCTTCCACGAGGACTGCACCGTCGCCATCGGCCGTAAGCTGGCGGACCTGCTTGAGCCCAAATGGCTGAGGATCGGGGGATACTGGTATCCGCGCGGCGGCATCCCGATCGACGTCTTCTGGCAGACCGGAGCGCCGCCCGAGGGCCTGTGGCTGCCGGACCAGGGCGTGCCGACCTATCGCGGGCGGGGATAGTCAGAGTGGGCGCGTCCGCCGTTCAGCGGCGCGCGCGCGGCGATCAGGCGCTCAGGGCCGCAGGCGCAGCCTGGTCAGGCCAGGCGACAGGCGAGAGGGCTTCCAGGGCCGGCTTCGCCAGCAGATAGCCCTGCATCAAGTCGACGCCGAGATCGCGCAGGACATCATGTTCGGCCAAGGTTTCGATGCCTTCGCAGACGGGCTGGATGCCCAGGTCCCGCAGCATGTTCAGCGTGTTGCGCACGATGGTGCGCTTGACCGTGTTGGTGTCGATGTCGCGAACCAGGGCCATGTCCAGTTTGACGATGTCGGGCTGGAACAGGGTGAGCAGGCCCAGACCCGCATAGCCGGCGCCAAAGTCGTCGATGGCGGTCTTGAAGCCCATGGCGCGATAGGATCGCAGGATGTTGAGGATGTGGTCGGTGTCCATCACCTCGCTCTCGGTGAACTCGAAGATGATCCGATCCACCGGGAAGTTGGTGCGCATCGCCGCCGCCAGGGTGGCGCGGATGCAAGCGCGCGGCTCATAGACGGCGTTGGGCAGGAAGTTGATCGACAGGCTGGCGCCGCCCGCCGTCATATCCAGACCGGCGGCGAGATCGATGGCGGTCGTGCGGCACAGCTGATCGAAAGCATAGCGGTTGTCGTGGGAGATATGCGACAGAACCTGGCCTGCGCCCCGGCCGTCCTTGCCCCGCACCAAGGCCTCGTAGGCGAAGACCGTCTGGTTCGTCACATCGACGATCGGCTGGAACGCCATGGTGATCGGCAGGTCAAACCCCGCCCCATCCTTACAGCCTGCGCAAGACATAAGCTTCTCCTACTGGCCGGCAAGTCTAAGGTGGCAGGCGTTAAAGACTGATGTCGAACAGGAAATTCGCTGTCGGGTTCCCTTGTGCGGTTGATGCGCCTTAGCGGTATAGCGGTCCGCTCTTGAAGTTTTTCGCTGCGCCGTCACGGATAATGCGATGAACCACGCACTTCCGCTCGAAGCCTGGGGCCGTCGTCTGATGACGCGGGCGGAGGCGTGGGCGGATGGGTCGCGGGCGCGGCGCCAGGCCTATGAGTTCCTGTGGTTCGGACTGAAGCAGGGGTGGGCGTGTCTGTTCGGGGGGCTGATGCTGGCCCTGATCCTGGGGACGTTTCTGCTTTGGCCGGAGGGGGCGCCGGTGTCGCGCTACGACTTTCTGGCGGTCGGGGCGGTGGCGATCCAGGCGGCGATGCTGATCTTCCGGCTGGAGAGCTGGGAAGAGGCGCGGGTGATCTTCCTGTTCCATGTGGCGGGGACGATCATGGAGCTGTTCAAGACCGCGCACGGGTCGTGGGTCTATCCCGAGGACAGTCTGCTGCGGATCGGGGCGGTGCCGCTGTTCTCGGGCTTCATGTATGCGGCGGTCGGCAGCTATATCGCGCGGGTGCAGCGCATCTTTCATATCCGGGTGCGGGGGTATCCGCCGCTGTGGACGACCTGGGTGCTGGCGGCGGCGATCTACGTCAACTTCTTCGCTCATCACTGGCTGTCGGATTTTCGAAAAGTCCTATTTGTGGCGACGATCCTTTTGTTCTGCCGAGGCTGGTTCTTCTTCACCGTCGATCGGATGCGATTGAAGATGCCGCTGCTGCTGGGGTATTTCCTGGTGGCCCTGTTCATCTGGTTCGCCGAGAACCTGGGCACGCTGGGGCGGGCCTGGGTCTATCCGGGGCAGGCCGACGGGTGGGAGATGGTGTCCCTGGCCAAGCTGGGCAGCTGGTTCCTGCTGATGATCATCTCAGTCGTGCTGGTCTCGTTGGTGCACCGGCCCGAGCCGGAGATCAGCGGCCCTGTAGCGCCCCGCGCATGACGGCGGATTTGCGGCTCATGCGAGCCTTCACCAGGCGATAGACCACGGCGACGATCAGGATGGTGACGGCGAGGCCGCCGATCAGCAGGGTGGGGCCATGGGCCTCGCTGAGCACTTCCATCTTCGCCAGACCTTGGGCGGCGAGATAGCCCGGCGCCAGCATGGCCAGCACCCAGACGATCCCGGATGTGACATTGCCGAACTGGAAGGCGCGCTGACGCATCCTGAGCATGCCCAGGGTCAGCGGCACGAAGGCGCGCAAGGGCCCGAAGAAGCGGCCGACGAAGATCGACATGACGCCGTAGCGACGGCAGTACAGGCGCGTCCAGGCGATGCGACGGCGGTGCGCCTTGAACATCGGGCGCTGGAGGAAGCGCACGCCCAGCCGACGTCCGGCCCAGTAGGAGATGGCGTCGCCGATCACCGCGCCGATAACGCAACCGAAGATGACGTTGACGGGGTCCAGCACGCCGGCCGCGATCAGGCCGCCCGCCGCAACCAGCAGACCGGTGGCGGGCACGAAGGCGCCGACGACCGCCAGCGACTCGACGAACACGACCAGGCCCAACATGACGCCGGCCCACATATGGTTGCGGGCGATGAAGTCGCCCACGGCTTGCAACAGGGAATCCATACGAAGGCCTTGGGGGAGGAAGGCGGGGTCGGTCGAGGTCAAACCGACGTAGGGCGACCTTATATCACCCGCTTACGGCAGGCGTGTGACCTTGGCGGCCAGGTCGGGACGCGGGCGTTCCAGCGCGGGTTCCTTCAGCGTGCCGATGTGGATGAAGCCGGCGACGCTCTCGCCCTCGGTCAGGCCGAACAGGGCGACGCCTTGCGGGTCGTAGCTGTACCAGTCGGTGATCCAGCTGGACGAATAGCCGAAGCCGGAAGCGGCGTGTTCCAGGTTCATGCAGACGGCGCCCGCTGACAGGTGTTGCTCCCAGATCGGCTTGGATCCTTCGACCGGCGTCGAGACGACCAGGATGGTGACGGGCGCGGCGGTCAGCTTGGCCAGCACGGCCTGATCCTTGGCCGGGCCGTTGCGCAATTCGACCAGCACGGCGAGACGGGCGGCGATGTCAGCGCGCGATTGGGGACCCAGGACGACGAAGCGCCACGGGAACAGCTTGCCGTGGTCGGGCGTACGGGCGCCCAGGGTCAGAATCTCGTCCAGTTCCGCCTCGGACGGGCCGGGCGCGACCAGGGCCTGGGCCGGGGCGGAGCGCCGCTGGGCCAGGCGGTCCCGAAAATCTTTCGAGGGAACGGGCGGGGGCAGGGGTTCGTTGAGCGCGACCATGCCGTCTAGCTAGGCTTTCATCCCCGTCTTCGCCATAGGTGTCCTGTGCGCAAATCCGACGAACCGAAATGGGCCGAGGGGCTGGCGAAACCGCCGGCGTGGCGCAGCGACGGGACCGAGACCGTGTTCGATAGCCCTTGGATGGCGCTGACCCGGCATCCGGCGACGGCGCCGACCGGGATTAAGGCCGACTATGCCGTCGTGCGGTTCAAGAACGTCGGGACCGGCGTCCTGCCCGTCCACGACGACGGGACGGTCACCCTGGTGGGACAGCAGCGGTTCGCCCACGCCAACTACAGCTGGGAAATGCCCGAAGGCGGCGCGCCGCTGGACGAGGATCCGTTCGACGGCATCCGGCGCGAACTGGCCGAGGAGGCCGGATTGCAGGCCAAACACTGGCTGCCGGCGCTGAAGGTCGAGATGTCGAACTCCATCACCGACGAGATCGGCATGACCTGGATCGCCTGGGGCCTGTCGCCCGCGGCGACCGATCCCGATCCCACCGAGATCATCGCCGTGGTGCGCGTGTCGTTCCTGGATCTGCTGGACGAGATCGGGCGGGGAACGGTGCGCGACAGCCTGACGGTGGCGACGGCCTACAAGGCCTATCATATGGCGATGAACGGCGAACTGCCCGAGGCGCTGGCGCGCGCCTTGCTGGGGCGCGTATGATGTCGCCGAAGGAGCCGGTCATGGCCAAGCTGGAAGTCGTCGCAGAACTCGAAATGAACACCGTGTGGCGTCAGCTGCGCGCCTCCGCCGAGGCGGCGTCGCGCGAGGAGCCGCAACTGGGCTCGCAGATGAATGCGGTGATCCTGTCGCACGACGACCTGGCGGGCGCGCTGAGCTTCCAGATCGCGCGCAAGCTGGCGGACGGCGAGATGAGCGCCATGTCGGTGCGCGAAGTCTGTCTGTCGGCGTTCAAGGCCGACCCGTCGATGGTCGAGGCGGCGGAGGCCGATCTGCAGGCTGTGGCCGAACGCGACCCGGCGATCCGCAACCTGTTGCAGCCCTTCCTGTATTTCAAAGGCTTCCAGGCCCTACAGGGCTGGCGCGTGGCGCACTGGCTGTGGGGACAGGGGCGCGAGACGCTGGCCTTCCACTTCCAGAGCCGGATCTCAGAACTGTTCCAGCTGGACATCCATCCGGCCGCGCAGATGGGCAAGGGGCTGTTTCTGGATCACGGCACGGGCATCGTGATCGGCGAGACGGCGGTGGTCGGCGACGACGTGTCGATGCTGCACGGCGTGACCCTGGGTGGGACGGGCGCCGAACGTGGCGACCGCCACCCCAAGATCGGCAAGGGCGTTCTGCTGGGCGCCGGGGCCAAGGTGCTGGGCAATATCCACGTCGGCGACTACGCCAAGGTGGCGTCCGGCTCGGTGGTGCTGAAGGCCGTGCCGTCCGGCTGCACCGTGGCGGGAGTGCCGGCCCGGCTGGTCAACTGCCCGACCAACGCCGAACCGGCCCGCACCATGGATCACACCCTGGCCGATGTGGTGTACGACTTCGTCATTTGAGCGGACGCTTCACAGGGCGATCCTGAGCGAGGCGCGGACGCTGCGCGGGGCGCCGGGGTAGATCCACAAGGCGCTGTAGGAGCTGGCGGCGTAACGCTCGTCAAACAGATTATCGAGCTCGACGCGGGCGGTGATCTGGGGCGTCAGGCCGTAGTCCAGCGCCGCCTTGGCCTTCCAATAGGCGGGCAATTCGGGCGCGCCGAGCGCCAGGCCGCCAGCCCGGTCGCCGACGTAGGCCGCGCCGGTCATGAAAGACCAGGTCGTGCCGTGGGTGGTGGGGAAGCGACCGATCACGAACAGTGAGCTGGAATGTTCGGGCACGTTCAGCACGGCGTCGGTGGCGAAGGCGCTGTCGTCGGCCTGGGCGTCGGTCCAGCCGTAGTTGGCGACCACCTGCCAGGCGTCGTCGATCTTCAAGGCGCCGTCGAGCTCGATCCCGCGCGTCGTCAGCCTGCCCACCGGAGCCAGGAAGTTGGGATCGACGGGATCGGTCGTCAGAATGTTCGACTTCTCGATGTCGAAGACGGTGGCGGCGAGATCCAGTCCGTCCCAGGCCCCGGCCAGGCCGATCTCATAGCCCTTGCCATCCTCGGGCGCGAAGCCGGAGCCGTCGCGACCCGTGCCGGAGTTCAGCACGAACGACTGACCATAGCTGGCGTGGGCGGTCAGGTTGTCGGTCAGGCGATAGCGTGCGGCGAAGCGGTATTTCAGGGGCGTATCGCGGGCCTCGCCGACGGCGCCGGTGCGGTTGTTTCGGATGGTCTGGTCGTAGTCGTCGAACCGCAGCCCGGCCAGCAGGCTGAGGCGGTCGTTCACCTCCCACAAATCCTGGGCGTACAAGGTGACGACGTCGCGCGTTTCCAGATTGTCGGTGAAGGGTAGGGGCGTCGGCGGTGTGACCGCGCCATAGACGGGATTGAGGACATTGATCGGATAGGGGTTGGCCGCAGTCGGATTGATGCGCAGCCACTTCTCGCCATAGGTCAGCTGATAGGCCTTCACCCCGAAACCGAGGTTGTGAACGCCCAGCCCCGTCTCGACCACGCCGTTCAGCTCGAGCCGGGCCGACAGGTCCTCGACCGAGAAG containing:
- a CDS encoding NUDIX domain-containing protein, which gives rise to MRKSDEPKWAEGLAKPPAWRSDGTETVFDSPWMALTRHPATAPTGIKADYAVVRFKNVGTGVLPVHDDGTVTLVGQQRFAHANYSWEMPEGGAPLDEDPFDGIRRELAEEAGLQAKHWLPALKVEMSNSITDEIGMTWIAWGLSPAATDPDPTEIIAVVRVSFLDLLDEIGRGTVRDSLTVATAYKAYHMAMNGELPEALARALLGRV
- a CDS encoding EAL domain-containing protein, encoding MSCAGCKDGAGFDLPITMAFQPIVDVTNQTVFAYEALVRGKDGRGAGQVLSHISHDNRYAFDQLCRTTAIDLAAGLDMTAGGASLSINFLPNAVYEPRACIRATLAAAMRTNFPVDRIIFEFTESEVMDTDHILNILRSYRAMGFKTAIDDFGAGYAGLGLLTLFQPDIVKLDMALVRDIDTNTVKRTIVRNTLNMLRDLGIQPVCEGIETLAEHDVLRDLGVDLMQGYLLAKPALEALSPVAWPDQAAPAALSA
- the queF gene encoding preQ(1) synthase, which codes for MTHYTDNLSQLGAQTAVPASPETAVLERVPNPHADTLYLARFTAPEFTSLCPVTGQPDFAHIVIDYAPGDWLVESKSLKLYLTSFRNHGAFHEDCTVAIGRKLADLLEPKWLRIGGYWYPRGGIPIDVFWQTGAPPEGLWLPDQGVPTYRGRG
- a CDS encoding NAD(P)H-dependent flavin oxidoreductase — encoded protein: MAIPASLQKGLILPIISAPMFLVSGPDLVVEACNAGVIGTFPSLNQRTTEGYRDWIHEIKGRLKPEAAAFGVNHIVHSTNPRLMADMMVSVEEKVPLIITSLGAVRDVVDAVHGYGGQVFHDIANIRHARKAAEAGVDGLILVANGAGGHAGIINPFALVNEVRSFFKGTIILSGALSTGQDVAAALMLGADFAYMGTRFINTTEAMAADAYKQMVIDSGATDIVHTPAVSGIPANFMSKSLIENGIDPKTLPEHKLDMGDEAKAWKTVWSAGQGAGAIHDVLPTAELVARLRQEFAQATEEFAIKAGAR
- a CDS encoding TorF family putative porin, producing the protein MIRTTILAALSVSALAVALPAAAQSAPGSAPTSARDAWSFELGAGTDNRSKDASKSGNDGYAFGLATWESADGLFYVGPGFQTIQAGGSNVEAEFVVGYQPEAFGYRFDFNVAYKNRLDAEAGYDQDAWEITGNASRSIGPASARLQVQYSPDAAGSTDSFTWVEGRLGWDFTPQLNGTVAVGRREQNGAPDYTGWNAGVTYALTDALELDLRYYDTDAHTFGEQYEDALVAKVAYAF
- a CDS encoding DedA family protein, whose product is MDSLLQAVGDFIARNHMWAGVMLGLVVFVESLAVVGAFVPATGLLVAAGGLIAAGVLDPVNVIFGCVIGAVIGDAISYWAGRRLGVRFLQRPMFKAHRRRIAWTRLYCRRYGVMSIFVGRFFGPLRAFVPLTLGMLRMRQRAFQFGNVTSGIVWVLAMLAPGYLAAQGLAKMEVLSEAHGPTLLIGGLAVTILIVAVVYRLVKARMSRKSAVMRGALQGR
- a CDS encoding cold-shock protein gives rise to the protein MATGTVKWYNPTKGYGFIAPDDGGKDVFVHASAVETSSVGSLNEGQKISYEIERDSRSGKESAGRLTAAE
- the cysE gene encoding serine O-acetyltransferase, with protein sequence MAKLEVVAELEMNTVWRQLRASAEAASREEPQLGSQMNAVILSHDDLAGALSFQIARKLADGEMSAMSVREVCLSAFKADPSMVEAAEADLQAVAERDPAIRNLLQPFLYFKGFQALQGWRVAHWLWGQGRETLAFHFQSRISELFQLDIHPAAQMGKGLFLDHGTGIVIGETAVVGDDVSMLHGVTLGGTGAERGDRHPKIGKGVLLGAGAKVLGNIHVGDYAKVASGSVVLKAVPSGCTVAGVPARLVNCPTNAEPARTMDHTLADVVYDFVI
- a CDS encoding TonB-dependent receptor, yielding MSLLLSCASACLLVAANAPAPVAIEAVEPETVGEIVVLGRRSAPRDLILGAGSIIEAMSPSSRSIENDLIKAVGATRLADALELVSGVSQQNNRGGVMDNFAIRGFLGTPDGGAEYYVDGFLANRGMAPPRDPATSERIEVLKGPSGALFGDIDPAGRINIVSKTPRFAPAAAFTATVGSFGLRRGELDLTGPINNTLAGRLVVAGETSNGWRDYVGLDRTVVAPSLTWRPTDDLRLTYVGEFTTFTTLFDRGMPAINGDALFLPPSNYYGEPGDGVTRFRNERHQITGEYRINDDWSLNGGVAWRGGSLKGLSSDQSRLVGDQLWRQRRGRDFSVEDLSARLELNGVVETGLGVHNLGFGVKAYQLTYGEKWLRINPTAANPYPINVLNPVYGAVTPPTPLPFTDNLETRDVVTLYAQDLWEVNDRLSLLAGLRFDDYDQTIRNNRTGAVGEARDTPLKYRFAARYRLTDNLTAHASYGQSFVLNSGTGRDGSGFAPEDGKGYEIGLAGAWDGLDLAATVFDIEKSNILTTDPVDPNFLAPVGRLTTRGIELDGALKIDDAWQVVANYGWTDAQADDSAFATDAVLNVPEHSSSLFVIGRFPTTHGTTWSFMTGAAYVGDRAGGLALGAPELPAYWKAKAALDYGLTPQITARVELDNLFDERYAASSYSALWIYPGAPRSVRASLRIAL
- a CDS encoding nitroreductase family protein, coding for MVALNEPLPPPVPSKDFRDRLAQRRSAPAQALVAPGPSEAELDEILTLGARTPDHGKLFPWRFVVLGPQSRADIAARLAVLVELRNGPAKDQAVLAKLTAAPVTILVVSTPVEGSKPIWEQHLSAGAVCMNLEHAASGFGYSSSWITDWYSYDPQGVALFGLTEGESVAGFIHIGTLKEPALERPRPDLAAKVTRLP
- a CDS encoding DUF817 domain-containing protein — its product is MNHALPLEAWGRRLMTRAEAWADGSRARRQAYEFLWFGLKQGWACLFGGLMLALILGTFLLWPEGAPVSRYDFLAVGAVAIQAAMLIFRLESWEEARVIFLFHVAGTIMELFKTAHGSWVYPEDSLLRIGAVPLFSGFMYAAVGSYIARVQRIFHIRVRGYPPLWTTWVLAAAIYVNFFAHHWLSDFRKVLFVATILLFCRGWFFFTVDRMRLKMPLLLGYFLVALFIWFAENLGTLGRAWVYPGQADGWEMVSLAKLGSWFLLMIISVVLVSLVHRPEPEISGPVAPRA